Proteins encoded by one window of Cannabis sativa cultivar Pink pepper isolate KNU-18-1 chromosome 4, ASM2916894v1, whole genome shotgun sequence:
- the LOC115713403 gene encoding uncharacterized protein LOC115713403, which produces MASEHKDCDGRIRCPCVRCINSRFEKIDRVRAHVFDRGFMQGYEKWIYHGEPEDVVDDVAVADVESEDEMIPILEDFFPPTTEDVQGEDEQPTTNPHFDDLFEEIEAELYPGCDWISSLNFLAKLLHLKVRGKIPNNIFEELLKLLKFVFPKENNIPATYYEAKKRLKKLGLGYDSIHVCLYNCCLFYKENASKEACPVCGTSRWVTSENGKAKKVPCKVMRYFPLTPRLKRLYSSRITAKSMIWHHTGKSKDDGVLRHPVDGLAWKDFDAKHPEFARDPRNVRLGLAADGFNPFGNMSLAYSMWPVVLANYNLPPWLCMKDNYFLLSTLIPGAKSPGKDMDIFLRPLVDELKELWNNGVPTRDSSTNSMFTMRAALLWTVNDFPARSSLSGWSGQGYKACPTCNEDTTSIRVIGKTSYVGHRRFLPSNHAMRRDTRFDGKVERRPPPRRFTCEEILSQVNNLKPQIPGHHENFGGVKRRRVAETCNWRKKSIFYELEYWSTNILKHNIDVMHVEKNVCDSLLGTILDNDKSKDTTNARHDLKKMGIRESLWIYEDGNGRLMKLHAPYVLTREKRQLFCQFVKGIKFPDGFCSNLKSKVSPDESNIIGLKSHDCHVIMQRVLAVGVRKFLPRDTATTITQLSFFDIMIHLVLHLPEEAILGGPVFMRWMYPFERYMKKLKNYVGNKARPEGSIADGYVADEAQQQSAPPMGNQFLYRTPSESPPLGSNFADFGLFGSSSQENQFYSTPIFNQAELGNLTLGLSSDQAYVPSPPRASGTRNENNPDQDFIIRDLNEDVNE; this is translated from the exons ATGGCATCAGAACATAAGGATTGTGATGGAAGAATTCGATGTCCTTGTGTAAGATGTATAAATagtaggtttgaaaaaatagataggGTTAGAGCACACGTATTTGATCGAGGTTTCATGCAAGGATATGAGAAGTGGATTTATCACGGCGAGCCTGAGGATGTTGTCGATGATGTAGCAGTTGCCGATGTTGAATCAGAGGATGAAATGATTCCTATTCTAGAAGACTTCTTTCCCCCAACAACAGAGGATGTACAAGGAGAAGATGAACAACCAACCACAAACCCTCATTTTGATGACTTATTTGAGGAAATTGAAGCTGAATTGTATCCCGGTTGTGATTGGATTTCGTCTCTCAACTTTTTAGCAAAGCTATTGCATTTAAAAGTTAGAGGAAAAATTCCTAATAACATCTTTGAAGAATTGTTGAagcttttaaagtttgtatttccgaaggaaaataatattccaGCAACTTACTACGAGGCAAAAAAGAGATTGAAGAAATTAGGCTTGGGTTATGACTCTATCCATGTCTGTTTGTATAATTGTTGCCTATTTTATAAGGAGAATGCATCCAAGGAGGCTTGTCCAGTTTGCGGAACTAGTCGTTGGGTTACTTCCGAGAACGGCAAAGCAAAAAAAGTTCCTTGCAAAGTTATGCGATATTTTCCGTTGACACCTCGACTTAAAAGATTATATAGTTCGAGGATTACAGCGAAGAGCATGATATGGCATCATACTGGAAAATCCAAAGATGATGGGGTGTTGCGACACCCGGTCGATGGTTTAGCTTGGAAAGACTTTGATGCAAAACATCCCGAGTTTGCAAGGGACCCAAGAAATGTTCGACTTGGGTTAGCTGCTGATGGgtttaatccatttggcaacatgagtcTTGCATACAGCATGTGGCCAGTGGTGTTGGCTAACTATAATCTACCACCTTGGTTATGTAtgaaagataattattttttgctatCTACCCTAATTCCTGGTGCAAAATCTCCTGGCAAAGACatggatatatttttaagaCCTTTGGTGGATGAATTAAAGGAGTTGTGGAATAATGGGGTACCAACGAGAGATAGTTCGACCAACTCGATGTTCACCATGCGTGCTGCACTTTTGTGGACAGTGAATGATTTTCCAGCTCGTAGTAGCTTGTCTGGGTGGAGTGGTCAAGGTTATAAAGCTTGCCCTACTTGTAATGAAGACACGACGTCCATTCGAGTGATCGGGAAGACATCATATGTTGGTCATAGAAGGTTCTTGCCAAGTAACCATGCAATGAGAAGGGATACTCGATTTGATGGTAAAGTTGAAAGAAGACCTCCTCCAAGACGATTTACTTGTGAAGAGATATTATCACAAGTTAATAATCTCAAACCCCAAATTCCTGGACATCATGAAAATTTTGGGGGCGTGAAACGTAGAAGAGTTGCAGAAACTTGTAATTGgaggaaaaaaagtattttctacGAGTTGGAGTATTGGAGCACGAATATTTTAAAACACAACATTGATGTCATGCATGTTGAGAAAAATGTGTGTGATAGTCTCCTTGGAACCATCTTGGATAATGATAAATCAAAGGACACAACCAATGCGCGACATGATTTAAAGAAGATGGGTATTAGGGAATCGTTGTGGATTTATGAAGATGGGAATGGCAGGCTAATGAAACTGCATGCTCCTTATGTTTTGACTCGTGAGAAAAGACAACTTTTTTGTCAGTTTGTTAAAGGAATCAAGTTTCCCGATGGCTTCTGTTCAAATTTAAAGAGCAAAGTTTCTCCAGATGAGTCTAACATTATTGGGTTAAAATCCCACGATTGTCATGTCATTATGCAGCGAGTACTAGCGGTTGGTGTCCGTAAATTTCTACCTCGTGACACTGCAACAACTATTACTCAGCTGT ctttttttgacataatgatACATTTGGTATTGCATTTACCTGAAGAAGCGATATTGGGTGGCCCAGTCTTTATGAGATGGATGTATCCTTTTGAAAGgtacatgaaaaaattgaagaattatGTTGGAAACAAGGCACGTCCTGAAGGGTCAATTGCAGATGGTTATGTTGCTGATGAGGCA caacaacagtcTGCTCCGCCAATGGGAAATCAGTTCTTATACCGAACACCATCAGAGTCTCCTCCGCTCGGCTCAAACTTTGctgattttggattatttgggagttcatcGCAGGAGAACCAATTTTATTCAACTCCCATTTTCAACCAAGCTGAGCTCGGTAATTTAACACTCGGTTTATCATCAGACCAAGCAtatgtgccttctccgccacGGGCTTCGGGGACTCGTAACGAAAATAATCCGGATCAAGATTTTATAATTAGAGACTTGAATGAagatgttaatgaataa